From Argopecten irradians isolate NY chromosome 2, Ai_NY, whole genome shotgun sequence, the proteins below share one genomic window:
- the LOC138315547 gene encoding ranBP-type and C3HC4-type zinc finger-containing protein 1-like, with product MENTDILGQQLAVALQNGDLEKAKSCVRDLSQAKVHCAIDLDNEIVNGIGKEQEVSIKVHIEDRNRSGDFVLSMKVKPSDTVQHLKGKMLLKYRFPKEVQKWVINKRIGCDQDSLRRLGVKDGDTVYLYLMSAKSVGLSKEEFDRRIERLIMNPDGPPPTPETPMSNPSLHAFPPSRQRSTQSQASDRSSLSQSQLNLSEEFAGLLRSQESQGSITGLMSRPGQQAPDVYEPVQNPASSPNKEFKEGDWSCPACTYHNKQHNKHCQICACSRPDSYKIPSHGRSEVNRSIGNEVSDGGKGLMSLPMTGVHKNIQILLKRKTSTHDLISWMKMAYNPQVMKSKEFIRTVVTCVCEDAINKIDTVYFVDQHKISDRVILLLDVLDNQDSRMVEALLALQNLYHNLQYPEGILQRLFEVMFSEGIISHDAFEMWERRFDESESKIKALYDTHSFLNDLHADTNIEFD from the exons ATGGAAAATACAGACATCTTAGGGCAACAACTTGCAGTTGCATTACAGAATGGAGATTTAGAAAAGGCAAAATCGTGTGTGAGAGACCTTTCCCAAGCCAAAGTACACTGTGCTATTGATTTGgataatgaaattgtgaatGGCATAGGAAAAGAACAGGAGgtcag CATCAAAGTTCATATTGAAGACCGAAACAGATCTGGggattttgttttatcaatgaAGGTGAAACCCAGTGACACTGTACAACATCTGAAAGGGAAG ATGTTACTGAAGTACAGGTTTCCTAAGGAGGTCCAAAAGTGGGTGATAAACAAGCGAATAGGTTGTGACCAAGACTCGCTGAGGAGACTGGGTGTGAAGGACGGAGATACAGTTTACTTATACCTCATGTCAGCCAAATCTGTGGGGCTTAGTAAAGAGGAATTCGACAGACGAATAGAACGCCTGATCATGAACCCAG atGGACCTCCTCCTACCCCAGAAACACCCATGTCTAACCCCTCACTGCATGCCTTCCCGCCCAGTCGACAGAGATCTACTCAGAGTCAGGCCAGTGATAGGTCTTCCCTCAGCCAATCACAATTAAACCTGAGTGAAGAGTTTGCTGGGTTACTGAGGTCACAAGAAAGTCAAGGGTCAATAACAGGTCTGATGTCAAGGCCGGGTCAGCAAGCCCCTGATGTGTATGAACCTGTCCAGAATCCTGCCTCTTCCCCAAACAAGGAG TTTAAGGAAGGTGATTGGAGTTGTCCAGCTTGCACATATCATAATAAACAACACAATAAACACTGCCAGATTTGTGCCTGTAGTCGGCCAGACTCGTATAAGATTCCCAGCCACGGGAGGTCAGAGGTCAACAGATCCATAGGCAATGAG GTGTCGGATGGAGGGAAAGGACTCATGAGTTTGCCGATGACTGGtgtacataaaaatatacaaatcttACTGAAAAGGAAAACTTCCACTCATGATTTGATCAGCTGGATGAAG ATGGCGTACAACCCCCAGGTGATGAAAAGTAAAGAGTTTATCAGGACAGTGGTGACTTGTGTTTGTGAGGACGCCATCAATA AGATTGACACTGTATATTTTGTGGATCAACACAAGATATCTGACCGTGTGATTTTATTATTGGACGTGTTGGATAATCAAGATTCTCGTATGGTGGAGGCTCTTTTAGCCTTACAGAATCTCTACCACAATCTCCAGTATCCTGAAG GAATTCTGCAACGATTGTTTGAAGTGATGTTTAGTGAAGGAATTATATCTCATGATGCATTTGAAATGTGGGAGCGGCGTTTTGATGAATCCGAGTCTAAAATCAAAGCCTTGTACGATACACATTCCTTCCTTAATGACTTACATGCAGATACCAATATTGAGTTTGACTGA
- the LOC138315548 gene encoding uncharacterized protein, translating into MARVHTILAVFICAFVTVDASLQDCLDVADTYCPPEATPHVDLYFCDSKGRVYNGSCQLQEQFCRLTFFHNESFHLTRLGPNCDHRLYLSAIPRPLTPEETSLFSSIVHGVDDRLKRSAAAGVSANASKPIFSKQDHTHKIYQRNPNCWAHDLDLTPISPWNSNGKTRRAGTLLSPRHAVWARHYNIRTNSTLRFVDRHNNVVDRTVVKTRALYTNTSAHQSFLYGHDMVVGLLDRDVPPSISFAKVLPRNFTALNPHRETIRLPVLSTDFEEKALVADFSAMNGRMASLVEPIRTSTRHLYYETKITGDSGNPSFFIIDNQLVFLFVFTYGGAGSGTSIQYNFDEINSIMSHLGGGYQLTEMDLSHFMTDAKLTTLFGGHLIG; encoded by the exons ATGGCCCGGGTTCACACAATACTTGCTGTTTTTATTTGTG CGTTTGTCACTGTAGATGCTAGCCTCCAGGATTGCCTAGACGTGGCGGACACTTACTGTCCCCCGGAGGCCACGCCTCATGTCGACCTGTACTTCTGTGACAGTAAAGGCCGGGTATATAACGGCAG CTGCCAACTCCAGGAACAGTTCTGTAGGCTCACATTTTTCCACAACGAATCATTCCATTTAACAAGACTAGGTCCAAACTGTGACCACCGGTTATACTTATCTGCAATTCCTCGTCCGTTGACTCCGGAGGAGACCAGTTTGTTCTCTTCTATTGTTCATGGAGTCGACGATAGACTCAAAAGGTCAGCTGCCGCAGGCGTAAGTGCCAATGCGTCGAAACCAATCTTCTCTAAACAGGATCATACACACAAAATATATCAGAGGAACCCAAACTGTTGGGCACATGACCTTGATTTGACCCCTATATCCCCGTGGAACAGTAATGGGAAGACCCGCCGGGCAGGAACGCTGTTGTCCCCAAGACATGCCGTGTGGGCAAGACACTATAACATCCGCACCAACAGTACGCTGCGGTTTGTGGACCGCCACAACAATGTGGTTGATAGGACCGTGGTCAAGACGAGAGCGTTGTACACCAACACATCGGCACACCAGAGCTTCCTTTATGGCCATGATATGGTGGTAGGACTCTTGGACAGAGATGTGCCACCGTCTATCTCCTTTGCCAAAGTCTTGCCGAGGAACTTCACGGCCCTTAACCCTCACAGGGAGACGATCCGATTACCCGTCCTCAGTACTGACTTTGAGGAGAAGGCCTTAGTTGCAGACTTTAGTGCTATGAACGGACGCATGGCTTCCCTGGTTGAACCCATCAGAACATCTACCAGGCACCTGTACTACGAGACTAAGATAACTGGCGATAGTGGGAACCCCTCCTTCTTCATTATAGACAATCAGCTAGTGTTTCTGTTCGTGTTTACCTATGGGGGAGCAGGATCAGGAACGTCAATACAGTACAACTTTGACGAGATCAACTCTATCATGTCACATCTGGGCGGAGGCTACCAGCTTACAGAAATGGATCTGTCCCATTTTATGACGGATGCTAAACTTACCACTCTGTTTGGTGGTCATCTAATTGGATAG
- the LOC138315550 gene encoding ubiquitin-conjugating enzyme E2 Q2-like isoform X2 — MEFPQLLVSSEAWSEKSDSKFKVFSSDEEDKKVLFHVPDTDITFHLSICDISEEKTKLMVWSNNDRVLPYLNDVLEFTESSDKTVQMVLDKVNVCLKPLVRSTLADEDDDDNNDEGCESDDNDDYGAYYGNEDVDANDEDVPKAKEAHSSEDEEEDNFFGAQGTPGAVQRLLRDLKGMKESHKFGIEGRPRGDNLFIWDVKLKDFPKESMLGKDLQNFADKFKREPVVYIEMHFPGEYPMKPPFVRILRPRFKFLTGHVTIGGSICMQMLTNSGWTPTNDIEAILVQIRSEIMSDPNAQLERNDSDRAYGEQEAKDAFKRMVQRYGW; from the exons ATGGAGTTCCCACAATTGTTGGTATCATCAGAAGCTTGGTCAGAAAAAAGTGATTCAAAATTCAAAGTTTTTTCTTCTGACGAGGAAGATAAAAAAGTCCTATTCCACGTACCCGATACTGACATAACGTTCCATTTATCAATATGTGACATTTCAGAAGAGAAGACGAAAttg ATGGTGTGGAGTAATAATGACCGTGTGCTGCCTTACCTAAATGATGTACTTGAGTTTACAGAGTCAAGTGACAAAACCGTTCAGATGGTATTGGACAAGGTTAATGTGTGTCTCAAACCT TTGGTGAGATCTACCTTGgctgatgaagatgatgatgacaataatGATGAAGGTTGCGAAtctgatgataatgatgactaTGGTGCCTACTATGGCAACGAGGATGTAGATGCTAATGATGAGGATGTTCCTAAAGCGAAAGAAGCACATTCTAG TGAAGATGAAGAAGAGGATAATTTTTTCGGTGCTCAAGGAACACCAGGAGCTGTTCAGAGACTTCTAAGAG ATTTAAAAGGAATGAAAGAGTCTCATAAGTTTGGCATAGAAGGACGgccaaggggagacaatctgttcATTTGG GATGTGAAATTGAAAGACTTCCCCAAAGAGTCAATGCTAGGGAAAGATCTACAAAACTTTGCTGATAAATTCAAGAGGGAG CCAGTTGTATACATAGAGATGCATTTCCCAGGAGAATATCCCATGAAGCCTCCATTTGTTCGAATTTTACGACCAAGATTTAAATTCTTAACAG GTCATGTGACCATAGGTGGCAGCATCTGTATGCAGATGTTGACGAATTCTGGGTGGACACCGACTAATGACATTGAG GCAATCCTTGTGCAGATCCGCTCTGAGATCATGAGTGACCCAAACGCCCAGCTGGAAAGGAATGATTCAGATCGTGCCTATGGGGAACAGGAAGCCAAAGATGCATTTAAACGAATGGTGCAAAGATATGGATggtga
- the LOC138315550 gene encoding ubiquitin-conjugating enzyme E2 Q2-like isoform X1, whose translation MEFPQLLVSSEAWSEKSDSKFKVFSSDEEDKKVLFHVPDTDITFHLSICDISEEKTKLMVWSNNDRVLPYLNDVLEFTESSDKTVQMVLDKVNVCLKPLVRSTLADEDDDDNNDEGCESDDNDDYGAYYGNEDVDANDEDVPKAKEAHSSSEDEEEDNFFGAQGTPGAVQRLLRDLKGMKESHKFGIEGRPRGDNLFIWDVKLKDFPKESMLGKDLQNFADKFKREPVVYIEMHFPGEYPMKPPFVRILRPRFKFLTGHVTIGGSICMQMLTNSGWTPTNDIEAILVQIRSEIMSDPNAQLERNDSDRAYGEQEAKDAFKRMVQRYGW comes from the exons ATGGAGTTCCCACAATTGTTGGTATCATCAGAAGCTTGGTCAGAAAAAAGTGATTCAAAATTCAAAGTTTTTTCTTCTGACGAGGAAGATAAAAAAGTCCTATTCCACGTACCCGATACTGACATAACGTTCCATTTATCAATATGTGACATTTCAGAAGAGAAGACGAAAttg ATGGTGTGGAGTAATAATGACCGTGTGCTGCCTTACCTAAATGATGTACTTGAGTTTACAGAGTCAAGTGACAAAACCGTTCAGATGGTATTGGACAAGGTTAATGTGTGTCTCAAACCT TTGGTGAGATCTACCTTGgctgatgaagatgatgatgacaataatGATGAAGGTTGCGAAtctgatgataatgatgactaTGGTGCCTACTATGGCAACGAGGATGTAGATGCTAATGATGAGGATGTTCCTAAAGCGAAAGAAGCACATTCTAG cAGTGAAGATGAAGAAGAGGATAATTTTTTCGGTGCTCAAGGAACACCAGGAGCTGTTCAGAGACTTCTAAGAG ATTTAAAAGGAATGAAAGAGTCTCATAAGTTTGGCATAGAAGGACGgccaaggggagacaatctgttcATTTGG GATGTGAAATTGAAAGACTTCCCCAAAGAGTCAATGCTAGGGAAAGATCTACAAAACTTTGCTGATAAATTCAAGAGGGAG CCAGTTGTATACATAGAGATGCATTTCCCAGGAGAATATCCCATGAAGCCTCCATTTGTTCGAATTTTACGACCAAGATTTAAATTCTTAACAG GTCATGTGACCATAGGTGGCAGCATCTGTATGCAGATGTTGACGAATTCTGGGTGGACACCGACTAATGACATTGAG GCAATCCTTGTGCAGATCCGCTCTGAGATCATGAGTGACCCAAACGCCCAGCTGGAAAGGAATGATTCAGATCGTGCCTATGGGGAACAGGAAGCCAAAGATGCATTTAAACGAATGGTGCAAAGATATGGATggtga